Proteins from a single region of Lysinibacillus sp. JNUCC-52:
- a CDS encoding DUF4870 domain-containing protein, which produces MENQKILSAFSYLSIFFAPFIVPVIVYFVSKDSDVKRHSIRALISHLIPFIFGIIFFIVFVFSTISLNTFDPSSNGNTFIIIWFVSFGIYLLVSLGIVIWNIVQAVRVIR; this is translated from the coding sequence ATGGAGAATCAAAAAATTTTATCTGCCTTTAGTTATCTCAGTATTTTTTTTGCACCATTTATCGTTCCAGTAATCGTTTATTTTGTATCAAAAGATAGTGATGTCAAGAGACATTCCATTAGAGCACTTATATCTCACTTAATACCATTTATCTTCGGTATCATTTTCTTTATCGTCTTTGTATTTTCTACAATATCATTGAACACGTTTGATCCTTCTTCTAATGGGAATACATTTATTATCATATGGTTTGTATCTTTTGGCATTTATTTACTCGTTTCATTAGGCATTGTCATTTGGAATATTGTTCAAGCTGTACGAGTTATTCGTTAA
- the thiT gene encoding energy-coupled thiamine transporter ThiT, with the protein MDKKRLLMLMEIAIFAALGLVLDQVSFKVWAQGGSVSLVMIPIILMALRWGLLAGLTTGLLIGVMQTMFGAYIVHWLQGLLDYGVAFTVVGLAAVVRGPIFKATAALNKKKMALYIVIGTVLAGFLRYLAHTIAGAVFFAEYAGEQNAWIYSIIYNGTYMLPATILTAIVGVILFTAAPQLMQRKS; encoded by the coding sequence ATGGACAAAAAAAGATTACTCATGCTGATGGAAATTGCAATTTTTGCAGCGCTAGGACTTGTACTCGATCAAGTTTCTTTTAAAGTATGGGCGCAAGGTGGCTCCGTAAGCCTAGTAATGATACCAATCATCTTAATGGCATTACGTTGGGGGCTCTTAGCTGGACTAACAACAGGTTTACTAATTGGAGTTATGCAAACGATGTTTGGCGCTTATATTGTGCATTGGCTACAAGGCTTACTAGATTACGGTGTAGCATTTACGGTCGTTGGTTTAGCGGCAGTAGTACGTGGACCTATATTTAAAGCGACAGCCGCTTTGAACAAAAAGAAAATGGCCCTTTACATTGTAATCGGTACAGTATTAGCAGGTTTCCTACGTTATTTAGCCCATACAATTGCAGGGGCTGTATTTTTTGCAGAATATGCAGGCGAGCAAAACGCATGGATTTATTCAATCATATACAATGGAACATACATGCTTCCAGCAACAATATTAACAGCGATCGTTGGTGTGATATTATTTACAGCTGCACCCCAATTAATGCAACGAAAATCATAA
- the map gene encoding type I methionyl aminopeptidase yields the protein MIVKTQEEIEAFKKIGRICAEIREAMKVATKPGVTTLELDEIAGRMFAEAGAISGPKGEYDFPGYTCISVNEEVAHGIPGQRVIKEGDIVNIDVSGSLNGYFADTGISFVVGEGYEDKEKLCRVAKSAFDRAMTKVKAGSKLNQIGKAVEREAYANDLTVIMNLTGHGLGRSLHDEPNHILNYYDAWDSTIMKEGMVLAVEPFISAKAEHIVEAGDGWTFVTPDKSLVAQIEHSIIVTKDKPIILTSLDEA from the coding sequence ATGATTGTAAAAACGCAAGAAGAAATTGAAGCCTTTAAAAAAATTGGTCGCATTTGTGCAGAAATTCGTGAGGCAATGAAAGTAGCTACAAAACCTGGTGTGACAACACTTGAATTAGATGAAATTGCAGGCCGTATGTTTGCTGAAGCAGGAGCTATTTCTGGTCCTAAAGGTGAATATGATTTCCCAGGATACACATGTATTAGTGTGAATGAGGAAGTTGCCCATGGTATTCCAGGACAACGAGTTATTAAAGAAGGGGATATTGTCAATATTGACGTATCAGGTTCTCTAAATGGCTATTTTGCAGATACAGGTATTTCATTTGTAGTAGGTGAAGGGTACGAAGATAAGGAAAAACTTTGCCGCGTAGCAAAAAGTGCCTTTGACCGCGCTATGACAAAAGTAAAAGCTGGTTCTAAATTAAACCAAATTGGGAAAGCTGTAGAGCGTGAAGCTTATGCAAACGATTTAACTGTCATTATGAATTTAACAGGTCATGGTTTAGGGCGTTCATTGCATGATGAGCCAAACCATATTTTAAATTATTACGATGCTTGGGATTCAACAATTATGAAAGAAGGAATGGTGCTAGCTGTTGAGCCGTTTATATCAGCGAAGGCAGAACATATTGTTGAAGCTGGTGATGGCTGGACATTCGTTACACCTGACAAATCATTAGTTGCCCAAATTGAGCATTCTATTATTGTTACAAAAGACAAACCAATCATTTTAACTTCGTTAGATGAAGCATAA
- a CDS encoding polyphosphate kinase 2 family protein produces MAQNLKNLDLSIELDKKLYKKKLKVLQYEMLNAQQFLLNNKIGLILVFEGMDAAGKGGAIKRLIERVDPRGYIVHPISAPQPHELRYNYLQRFWRKLPQHGQIAIFDRSWYGRVLVERIEGFATKDEWSRAYEEINNFEKILTAGDYIIIKFWLHVSDEEQLKRFNERAQDPYKSWKLTDEDWRNREKSPEYIEAANEMFAKTDKKNAPWILVAGNDKKHARVQVLQETLAHIEREAQKRGLHLSNVLDKSHLEDAESSSIELQIHSKRTSKNK; encoded by the coding sequence ATGGCCCAAAATCTTAAAAATCTTGACCTATCGATTGAACTAGACAAAAAACTGTATAAAAAGAAATTAAAAGTACTTCAATATGAAATGTTAAATGCACAGCAATTTTTACTAAACAATAAAATCGGACTTATTCTAGTATTTGAAGGAATGGATGCAGCGGGTAAGGGTGGTGCTATTAAACGTCTGATTGAACGCGTAGACCCAAGAGGTTATATAGTCCATCCAATTTCAGCTCCACAGCCTCACGAACTACGCTATAACTACTTGCAACGCTTTTGGAGAAAGTTACCACAGCATGGACAAATCGCTATATTCGACCGTTCTTGGTATGGACGAGTGCTAGTAGAGCGTATTGAAGGATTTGCTACTAAGGATGAATGGTCTCGTGCATATGAAGAGATTAACAACTTTGAAAAGATTTTAACTGCGGGAGACTACATTATTATAAAGTTTTGGTTACATGTTTCAGATGAAGAGCAGTTGAAGCGTTTTAATGAGCGCGCGCAGGATCCATATAAATCATGGAAGTTAACGGATGAAGACTGGAGAAATCGTGAGAAATCTCCTGAGTATATAGAAGCGGCAAATGAAATGTTTGCTAAAACAGATAAGAAAAACGCGCCTTGGATTTTGGTGGCAGGAAACGATAAAAAACATGCGCGAGTACAGGTGCTACAAGAAACACTTGCACATATTGAACGCGAGGCACAAAAAAGAGGTCTACATCTATCAAATGTATTGGATAAGTCCCATTTAGAGGATGCTGAATCTTCCAGTATTGAATTACAAATACATTCTAAAAGAACAAGTAAAAACAAGTAA
- a CDS encoding GNAT family N-acetyltransferase: MVLKIWNLLRKKGGNVVSIQGRKCYVRTFQEKDAQSLMGLVSRNKYFWSTYEPLQRPEYYTVEAQYKKIQESLYLMNSKREFTFGIYELGTNNLIGHISLYAIKRLPYSSAFVGYAMDEIYVGKGIVSEAVELVVQFAFEQIGLHRVEAYVSTENSASIRVLEKSGFQQEGLLRKLLYINGQWVDHYMYARLEPTV, encoded by the coding sequence ATGGTGCTTAAAATTTGGAATTTATTAAGGAAAAAGGGTGGAAATGTGGTATCGATTCAAGGAAGAAAATGCTACGTTCGCACATTCCAAGAAAAAGATGCACAAAGCTTAATGGGTCTAGTAAGTCGAAATAAATATTTTTGGTCTACATATGAACCGTTACAGCGACCTGAATACTATACAGTTGAAGCACAATATAAAAAAATTCAAGAAAGTTTATATTTAATGAATTCGAAGAGAGAATTTACATTTGGTATTTATGAGCTCGGTACAAATAATTTAATTGGGCATATTTCGTTGTATGCTATCAAGCGTTTACCGTATTCGAGTGCATTTGTTGGCTATGCAATGGATGAAATCTATGTTGGGAAAGGGATCGTTTCAGAAGCTGTAGAATTAGTTGTACAATTTGCCTTTGAACAAATTGGGTTACATCGAGTAGAGGCATATGTATCAACTGAAAATAGTGCATCTATTCGGGTCTTAGAAAAATCAGGTTTTCAACAAGAAGGTTTGTTAAGAAAATTATTGTATATTAACGGTCAATGGGTAGATCACTATATGTATGCCCGCTTAGAGCCAACAGTATAA
- a CDS encoding class I SAM-dependent methyltransferase has translation MQSYHSISAEVYNLDKPIGSSFGDVEYYSERLSQVKGKILEPAVGTGRILIPLLERGLSIEGFDLSEEMLTYCRDNLTLANKEANIFLADMETFQSESHYEAIILPAGTFLLIDDDDKAMHILANFYRHLEPNGRLIVDLFLQPEFSEGSSHYRTFTNKQGELITLQVTQSEMNHIEQTTTSHHRYDKWKDGTCIDSEFEIFTLKWYGINEFKRLLMQIGFRDIVISADYSYQQYPTNRNQVITFEAVK, from the coding sequence ATGCAATCCTATCATTCTATTTCAGCAGAAGTTTATAATCTTGATAAACCAATTGGAAGTTCTTTTGGAGATGTTGAATACTATAGCGAAAGACTTTCTCAGGTAAAAGGAAAAATATTAGAGCCAGCCGTTGGAACGGGGCGTATTTTAATTCCATTACTTGAGCGAGGGTTGTCAATCGAAGGGTTTGATTTATCTGAAGAAATGTTAACTTACTGTCGAGACAATTTAACACTGGCAAATAAAGAAGCAAACATCTTTCTAGCCGATATGGAGACCTTTCAGTCAGAATCCCATTATGAAGCAATTATTCTCCCTGCAGGAACATTTTTGTTAATTGATGATGATGACAAAGCTATGCATATACTAGCTAATTTTTACCGTCATTTAGAACCAAATGGCAGATTAATAGTCGATTTATTTTTACAACCAGAATTTAGCGAAGGTAGCTCACATTATCGAACGTTTACAAACAAACAAGGTGAATTGATTACATTACAAGTAACACAATCTGAAATGAATCATATCGAACAAACGACTACTTCCCATCATCGCTATGATAAATGGAAAGATGGTACCTGTATCGACAGCGAATTTGAAATCTTCACATTGAAATGGTATGGGATCAATGAATTTAAAAGGCTTTTAATGCAAATTGGCTTTAGAGACATCGTTATTTCAGCAGACTATAGCTATCAGCAATACCCTACAAATCGAAATCAAGTCATTACATTCGAAGCTGTTAAATGA